One window of uncultured Methanoregula sp. genomic DNA carries:
- a CDS encoding Yip1 family protein produces the protein MINTIADKAKGFLLKPVETFQQAKNDETGTVFTYFAALLLVNAVLSALVAAAGFGSMEKISGLTFGLAFPVLVFFMVLVGGVIATLIFSAWLHLWVYLFGGRKGIMQTIKAMLYGNTPRLLFGWIPFVGIVFAVWSLILGILGIRELQELSTGKAVLVVFIAVIIPLIILILVAAYFITSYVTTSGIPLPPTTTVN, from the coding sequence ATGATCAACACCATTGCTGACAAGGCAAAAGGATTCCTCCTGAAACCGGTTGAAACATTCCAGCAGGCAAAAAACGATGAAACGGGCACAGTATTCACCTACTTTGCGGCACTTCTCCTGGTCAATGCCGTCCTCTCCGCACTGGTTGCCGCGGCAGGGTTTGGCAGTATGGAGAAAATTTCCGGCCTGACCTTCGGGCTTGCCTTCCCGGTCCTGGTATTTTTCATGGTACTGGTGGGCGGGGTCATCGCAACCCTCATCTTTTCCGCATGGCTTCACCTCTGGGTGTATCTTTTCGGCGGGCGCAAGGGGATCATGCAGACCATAAAAGCGATGCTGTACGGCAATACGCCCCGCCTTCTTTTCGGATGGATTCCCTTTGTTGGCATTGTCTTTGCGGTCTGGTCGCTCATCCTCGGGATCCTCGGGATCCGTGAACTCCAGGAACTCAGTACCGGTAAAGCGGTCCTTGTCGTTTTCATTGCTGTCATTATCCCGCTCATCATCCTCATCCTCGTTGCAGCGTATTTCATAACCTCGTACGTGACAACCTCGGGAATCCCGCTCCCGCCAACCACTACTGTGAATTAG
- a CDS encoding carboxylesterase family protein, translating into MQPCNLTRNSLVICLLLIGFLFLGGCTQPAPDATIVKTDAGSVSGINQDGIRVYHGIPFAAPPTGDLRWRPPAPVQSWGGVKNTTEYSPTCPQAVKEGQVPSSGSSSPTMSEDCLYLNVWTPARSADEKLPVMVFFYGGGFTSVAGSMPLYNGTTLAEKGVIVVTPNYRLGALGFLAHPQLDNESEHNASGNYGILDQQAALKWVRNNIGAFGGDPSRVTIFGQSAGAESVLVHIASPTSKGLYQQGIVESGPFWAHGAIINATHSKADAEQFGTWYTQSLGYTGPDAIAQMRKLSPEVLINATPSSPSSFWSTHTVMFEPNTDGWVLPDTLDTIFLHHQENPVPLMIGNNANDGTTLSANANMTVAGYVTFLRERFGKDADAVLVRYPASSTQEVQLRLAEIMTDYDFSDSVKFAAGSMGDISPQTYVYRYTYILPGQTNGAFHGSETLLLFGVPVHADPAVAANVVDLWTRFAKTGNPNGGMNITWPNYTREQGSYLDINTTPTVMNG; encoded by the coding sequence ATGCAACCATGTAATCTGACACGTAATAGTCTGGTAATCTGCCTGCTCCTTATTGGATTTTTGTTTCTTGGCGGATGTACCCAGCCGGCTCCTGATGCCACTATCGTGAAGACCGATGCCGGCTCTGTTTCAGGGATTAACCAGGACGGCATCCGGGTCTATCACGGCATCCCGTTTGCGGCCCCCCCGACCGGTGACCTGCGGTGGAGACCTCCCGCACCGGTACAGTCCTGGGGTGGCGTGAAGAATACCACGGAGTATTCGCCAACCTGCCCCCAGGCCGTGAAAGAAGGCCAGGTTCCCTCGTCAGGATCTTCGTCCCCGACCATGAGCGAGGACTGCCTGTATCTCAATGTCTGGACCCCGGCCAGGAGTGCTGATGAAAAACTGCCGGTCATGGTCTTTTTCTATGGCGGAGGATTCACCAGTGTGGCGGGCTCCATGCCGTTGTACAACGGGACGACCCTTGCAGAGAAAGGAGTCATCGTGGTTACCCCGAATTACCGGCTCGGGGCCCTCGGGTTTCTTGCCCATCCCCAGCTGGACAACGAGTCGGAGCACAATGCTTCGGGCAATTACGGGATCCTTGACCAGCAGGCAGCCCTGAAGTGGGTCCGGAACAACATCGGGGCGTTCGGTGGCGACCCGTCACGGGTAACCATCTTCGGCCAGTCGGCGGGAGCAGAGAGTGTCCTCGTCCACATCGCAAGCCCGACAAGCAAAGGACTTTACCAGCAGGGAATTGTTGAGAGCGGCCCCTTCTGGGCGCACGGGGCGATCATCAATGCCACCCATTCAAAAGCCGATGCCGAGCAGTTCGGAACCTGGTACACACAAAGTCTCGGTTACACCGGCCCGGATGCAATTGCGCAGATGCGAAAGCTCAGCCCCGAAGTCCTGATCAATGCAACGCCATCCTCGCCATCATCATTCTGGAGTACCCATACCGTGATGTTTGAGCCGAATACTGACGGGTGGGTCCTCCCCGACACCCTGGACACCATATTCCTCCATCACCAGGAGAACCCGGTTCCCCTCATGATCGGGAACAATGCCAATGACGGGACAACCCTTTCCGCAAATGCCAACATGACCGTTGCCGGGTATGTTACATTCCTCAGGGAACGGTTCGGGAAGGATGCTGATGCAGTTCTCGTCCGATATCCCGCCAGTTCGACCCAGGAAGTCCAGCTTCGCCTGGCCGAGATCATGACGGACTATGACTTTTCCGATTCGGTGAAGTTTGCCGCGGGTTCGATGGGGGACATCAGCCCTCAGACGTATGTGTACCGGTACACCTATATCCTGCCCGGCCAGACCAACGGGGCATTCCATGGAAGCGAGACGCTCCTGTTGTTCGGCGTGCCGGTTCATGCGGACCCGGCAGTGGCTGCCAATGTTGTGGATCTCTGGACCCGGTTTGCGAAGACAGGGAACCCGAATGGCGGGATGAATATCACCTGGCCGAATTATACCCGGGAGCAGGGCAGCTATCTCGATATCAATACCACCCCGACCGTGATGAACGGGTAA
- a CDS encoding MFS transporter, with amino-acid sequence MEHASPGANPSGFNLLILSISLAAFMSALDGTIVNIALPTISAGFDLSSSTVSWVATIYLLVMAGCVLIFGKLSDGIGFKKVFLSGFVIFTIGSFSCGLLPDLLNSFPVLVGSRAFQAVGGAMITAIAPAMITAYIPMKQKGKAMGIIMTVAALGTAIGPTIGGVLTQYLSWHWIFFINVPVGIIALLLGAKVIPASTPHETPARFDKAGALLIFTGLAALLFAVSEGTTMGWTSPVILGTLALAIVMLGYFAWHELKVADPLLELRLFKNKNFLMTNLIMSLVFFSFAGISYLLPFYLQYVKGYGVSDAGLILTALSIAMMVAGILSGILYNRVGGRKLCIASGILLVIGYFMMTLLRINTPTGFVVLSLLVLGFSLGLMITPASNMIMNSVSKKYQGMVSSLTSLERFAPLTLGIAFANLVFMQGIEAIAGHRGITESAPVNIKLEVMTAGFDLAFLASLAIAVIILILAIFARQEVHPDYQSGNEEDTKTGMI; translated from the coding sequence ATGGAACATGCCAGTCCCGGGGCAAACCCATCCGGTTTCAATCTCCTGATCCTTTCCATCTCTCTTGCTGCATTCATGTCGGCACTGGATGGAACTATCGTCAATATTGCTCTGCCAACCATCTCCGCGGGGTTCGATCTCTCTTCGAGTACCGTGAGCTGGGTTGCTACCATCTACCTGCTGGTAATGGCCGGCTGCGTCCTCATCTTCGGCAAATTGTCGGATGGTATCGGCTTCAAGAAAGTCTTCCTGTCGGGATTTGTAATCTTCACGATCGGATCGTTCTCCTGCGGTCTCCTGCCCGATCTCCTGAATTCATTTCCCGTGCTGGTTGGTTCGCGTGCTTTCCAGGCAGTAGGCGGTGCCATGATAACGGCGATCGCGCCGGCGATGATCACCGCGTACATCCCGATGAAGCAGAAAGGAAAAGCCATGGGCATCATTATGACAGTTGCCGCACTCGGGACCGCTATCGGGCCGACGATTGGCGGGGTGCTCACCCAGTACCTCTCCTGGCACTGGATCTTCTTCATCAATGTTCCGGTAGGAATTATTGCACTCCTGCTGGGTGCAAAAGTTATACCGGCAAGTACTCCCCATGAAACACCGGCGCGCTTTGACAAGGCAGGTGCGCTGTTGATCTTCACCGGGCTTGCCGCCCTGCTCTTTGCGGTATCCGAAGGTACAACGATGGGGTGGACCTCCCCGGTCATCCTTGGCACCCTCGCGCTTGCCATCGTCATGCTTGGCTACTTTGCCTGGCACGAACTCAAGGTGGCTGACCCGCTCCTTGAGCTCCGCCTCTTCAAAAACAAAAATTTCCTGATGACCAACCTGATCATGTCACTGGTCTTTTTCAGTTTCGCCGGCATCAGCTACCTGCTCCCGTTCTATCTCCAGTATGTCAAAGGGTACGGCGTGTCCGATGCGGGCCTTATCCTGACCGCTCTTTCTATTGCCATGATGGTTGCCGGCATCCTCTCCGGGATACTCTATAACCGGGTCGGTGGCAGGAAGCTCTGCATAGCCTCGGGTATCCTGCTGGTTATCGGTTATTTCATGATGACGCTTCTCCGGATCAACACTCCGACCGGATTTGTGGTGCTCAGCCTCCTTGTGCTGGGCTTCAGCCTGGGCCTGATGATCACGCCTGCCTCGAACATGATCATGAATTCGGTGTCAAAGAAGTACCAGGGCATGGTCTCCAGCCTCACGAGTCTCGAACGGTTTGCCCCCTTGACCCTTGGGATTGCTTTTGCAAACCTGGTATTCATGCAGGGCATCGAAGCAATTGCCGGGCATCGCGGGATCACGGAAAGTGCACCTGTGAATATCAAGCTGGAAGTGATGACGGCCGGTTTCGATCTTGCGTTCCTTGCATCGCTTGCGATTGCAGTTATCATCCTTATCCTTGCCATTTTTGCACGGCAGGAAGTGCACCCGGACTACCAGTCCGGCAACGAAGAGGACACGAAGACCGGGATGATCTGA
- a CDS encoding RtcB family protein has protein sequence MIEGVRQTGPLEWEVPVGFVPGMRVPGRFFLSESLGKILEEGAIQQLANVATLPGIIKNSLAMPDIHWGYGFPIGGVAAFSLDDGVISPGGVGFDINCGVRLLTTPLAHKDVAGRRDLIDQLFRAVPTGVGAKSPLKGSPRSLDGMMTKGARWAVEDGYGVERDLVRCEEKGCMKEADTRAVSEKAKQRGVPQGGTLGSGNHFLEIQVVSEIYDPVVAKAFGISAGQVCCMIHCGSRGLGHQTCTDHLKVLESATKRYNISLPDRQLACAPIASPEGKAYFGAMAAAANYAWANRQIITHTTRQILAKMFRIEYEDMDLVYDVAHNVAKIEEHTVDGKKMQVCVHRKGATRAFGPGTPDLPDDLAAIGQPVIIPGSMGTSSFVLRGTDTAMERTFGSTCHGAGRVMSRTQAKKRMSGKEVAEILLKKGIIVKAPNENAIADEAPEVYKPSEEVVNVVHDVGISRLVARLTPIGVIKG, from the coding sequence ATGATTGAAGGAGTCAGACAAACCGGACCGCTCGAATGGGAAGTTCCCGTAGGCTTTGTACCCGGCATGCGCGTACCTGGCCGATTCTTCCTTTCAGAATCCCTCGGAAAGATCCTTGAGGAAGGAGCCATCCAGCAGCTCGCAAATGTTGCTACTCTGCCCGGGATCATCAAAAATTCCCTAGCCATGCCTGATATTCACTGGGGATATGGTTTTCCTATCGGCGGTGTTGCAGCATTCTCGCTTGATGATGGCGTAATCTCCCCGGGAGGTGTCGGGTTTGATATCAACTGCGGAGTCCGGCTGCTCACCACGCCGCTCGCGCACAAGGATGTTGCGGGGCGCCGGGATCTCATTGATCAGCTCTTCCGGGCAGTGCCTACGGGTGTTGGTGCCAAAAGTCCCCTGAAAGGATCCCCCCGGTCTCTTGACGGGATGATGACCAAAGGAGCCCGGTGGGCAGTCGAGGACGGGTACGGTGTTGAACGGGATCTGGTCCGGTGCGAGGAGAAGGGGTGCATGAAAGAGGCAGATACCCGTGCGGTTTCTGAAAAAGCAAAGCAGCGGGGAGTCCCCCAGGGAGGAACCCTTGGTTCCGGGAACCATTTCCTGGAGATCCAGGTTGTTTCGGAGATCTATGATCCCGTTGTTGCAAAAGCATTCGGCATCAGCGCCGGCCAGGTCTGCTGCATGATCCATTGCGGTTCCCGGGGCCTTGGTCACCAGACCTGTACCGATCACCTGAAAGTCCTGGAATCCGCAACGAAACGCTACAATATCTCCCTTCCCGACCGGCAGCTGGCCTGCGCCCCCATCGCCTCCCCCGAGGGCAAGGCCTATTTCGGGGCTATGGCTGCAGCGGCAAACTATGCCTGGGCAAACCGCCAGATCATCACCCATACGACGCGCCAGATCCTTGCAAAGATGTTCAGGATCGAGTACGAGGATATGGACCTCGTCTACGATGTTGCGCATAATGTTGCGAAGATCGAGGAACATACCGTTGACGGGAAAAAGATGCAGGTCTGTGTCCATCGCAAAGGAGCCACCCGTGCATTTGGCCCGGGTACTCCGGATCTTCCCGATGATCTCGCGGCTATCGGTCAGCCGGTGATCATCCCGGGAAGCATGGGAACCTCATCCTTTGTCCTGCGGGGAACGGATACCGCCATGGAACGAACATTCGGCAGTACCTGCCACGGGGCGGGAAGGGTGATGAGCCGGACCCAGGCAAAAAAGAGGATGAGCGGGAAAGAGGTTGCAGAGATCCTGCTCAAAAAGGGAATCATCGTCAAAGCTCCCAATGAGAATGCTATTGCAGATGAGGCACCGGAAGTCTATAAGCCCAGCGAAGAAGTGGTAAACGTGGTCCATGATGTCGGCATCTCCCGGCTCGTGGCCCGCCTGACCCCCATAGGTGTGATCAAAGGATGA
- a CDS encoding archease — protein sequence MSYEEISHTADVKIRARAKTLELLFSDAFDALMQVVYGKNRSGKQQTVIKVDARDAESLLADFLSEVLFVSEVKGLVFSRADITITGPALTATLYGEPFDPARHSEGTEVKGISYSGLSIREDTNGYMLEILFDV from the coding sequence ATGAGTTACGAAGAGATATCCCATACGGCCGATGTGAAAATCCGCGCACGGGCAAAAACGCTTGAATTACTTTTTTCCGATGCCTTTGATGCTCTCATGCAGGTGGTATATGGAAAGAACCGTTCCGGGAAACAACAAACGGTAATCAAAGTCGATGCCCGGGATGCCGAATCGCTTCTTGCCGATTTCCTGTCAGAAGTCCTCTTCGTTTCTGAAGTTAAGGGACTCGTCTTTTCCCGGGCTGATATCACCATCACCGGCCCGGCCCTGACTGCCACCCTTTACGGGGAGCCATTTGATCCGGCACGCCATTCGGAAGGTACTGAAGTGAAAGGAATATCGTACTCCGGCCTCTCGATCCGGGAGGACACGAACGGATATATGCTGGAGATCCTATTTGATGTATAA
- a CDS encoding DUF2551 domain-containing protein, with protein sequence MRSPSEIKRIIEGRLRSYLSKDKTGIRREVLRLFLRSGSITIAELVAELQKQFSVTFHAIASMVGIIASRIGILRATRNDDGQNSYELKQKYFDIVIRIVGVN encoded by the coding sequence ATGAGATCTCCATCAGAGATCAAGCGGATAATTGAGGGCCGGCTCCGGTCTTACCTTTCCAAGGATAAGACCGGTATACGACGCGAAGTGCTCCGGCTCTTTCTTCGATCAGGATCCATCACTATTGCAGAGCTCGTAGCCGAGCTCCAGAAACAGTTCTCAGTCACATTCCATGCGATTGCGTCAATGGTGGGAATAATCGCATCCCGCATCGGCATACTAAGAGCCACGCGGAATGACGATGGTCAGAATTCGTACGAACTCAAACAGAAGTATTTCGATATTGTCATACGGATCGTGGGCGTTAACTAG
- a CDS encoding protein translocase subunit SecF, translating to MGLINYNIEKYSPKQLVILPLVLLIISLVIIGFNVATTGMPVTPGMEFAGGYSYSVTTTQTDDQIHAVFADYPLVSIKEGIKGKLLQFGPMDQAKLDSLQGVVEKNYPVHESMASIDPTFGKSNQSMAVLALIISFIGMSIVVFISFRTFIPSCAVVLSAFADMAMTAAAMSLLGLTLTLGTTAALLMLIGYSVDSDILLTTRVLKRQGKLNEKLTGAFHTGIIMTSTTFAAAIAMFIVSWLGGVEIMWEISAVLLIGLAADVLNTWLTNAGILKWYVLKGGGK from the coding sequence ATGGGATTGATCAATTACAATATCGAGAAATATTCACCAAAACAACTGGTGATACTTCCCCTCGTACTCTTGATAATCTCACTTGTAATAATCGGTTTTAACGTGGCAACCACGGGCATGCCCGTGACCCCCGGCATGGAATTTGCCGGAGGGTATTCGTATTCGGTTACAACCACCCAGACAGATGACCAGATACATGCTGTCTTTGCCGATTATCCACTGGTGAGTATCAAGGAAGGCATTAAAGGAAAACTGTTGCAGTTCGGTCCTATGGACCAGGCAAAACTTGACAGCCTCCAGGGTGTAGTGGAAAAGAATTATCCGGTACACGAATCCATGGCGTCCATTGACCCCACGTTCGGGAAGAGCAACCAGTCAATGGCAGTCCTCGCTCTGATCATCTCGTTTATCGGGATGTCAATTGTGGTTTTTATCTCGTTTAGGACATTTATTCCCTCCTGCGCAGTCGTCCTGTCGGCTTTTGCCGATATGGCCATGACGGCAGCGGCAATGAGTCTCCTTGGCCTTACACTTACCCTTGGGACCACGGCGGCACTCCTGATGCTCATCGGTTATTCCGTAGACAGCGATATCCTGCTGACAACGCGGGTACTGAAACGGCAGGGGAAACTTAACGAGAAACTGACCGGCGCATTCCACACCGGTATCATCATGACTTCCACGACATTTGCGGCGGCAATTGCCATGTTCATCGTATCATGGCTGGGTGGCGTCGAGATCATGTGGGAGATTTCAGCAGTGCTTCTCATCGGACTCGCGGCTGATGTCCTGAACACCTGGCTCACCAATGCCGGTATTCTCAAATGGTACGTCCTGAAAGGAGGCGGCAAATGA
- a CDS encoding preprotein translocase subunit SecD has translation MNAEEIKKIVKDWRVATLMVLIVLSAVAIYPHFDNKGNFTTNLQYGLDLQNGAWLQMEFQAEVVGFTTTEPISDFTANLSKKLNTEVLVVETTDPTHLEIRKYYSRADLEPIFASEGGKITSYQQGVSKDTADLVKKILENKLNFAGTKDTKINILGGMGNVAQYVRVEMAGVDMTQAKDLVGKQGKFEIRIQTVGNQTEHVLYGDAISSVGNPEKDIQRGGTWGVPFTLNEAGATALQQAAIKYGLTSHPEDHYLLMILDNKTVFNAPMVADAAAKLQTSPNNRWSATTGTGAAGETAAQTLDIHLRAGALPVETKIVGSGAVPAEQGAKNMMVAVIAGILALITVGIVIYYRYREPSIVLPMVLINASEVIILLGFISAIKFQIDLPTLAGLIAVVGTGIDQMVVITDEILHEGRVPSPTLYLKRLARALMIIVIAAATVIIAMVPLMLMPLTTLQGFALITILGVLVGVIITRPAYGKIIMEILSK, from the coding sequence ATGAACGCAGAGGAAATCAAGAAGATTGTCAAGGACTGGCGGGTTGCAACCCTCATGGTCCTCATCGTACTCTCGGCTGTTGCCATCTACCCGCATTTCGATAATAAGGGTAACTTTACCACAAACCTCCAGTACGGGCTCGATCTCCAGAATGGGGCATGGCTCCAGATGGAATTCCAGGCAGAAGTAGTCGGGTTTACGACTACCGAACCTATCAGCGACTTCACCGCAAATCTTTCCAAGAAACTGAATACTGAAGTACTGGTAGTGGAGACCACCGATCCAACCCATCTCGAAATAAGGAAATATTATTCCCGGGCAGATCTGGAACCGATCTTTGCAAGTGAAGGCGGCAAGATCACTTCGTACCAGCAGGGAGTGTCCAAAGATACCGCAGATCTTGTCAAGAAGATCCTTGAAAACAAGCTCAACTTTGCCGGTACAAAGGACACAAAGATCAACATCCTTGGTGGCATGGGCAATGTCGCACAGTACGTCCGGGTTGAAATGGCCGGCGTTGATATGACCCAGGCAAAGGATCTTGTCGGCAAGCAGGGCAAATTCGAGATCCGGATCCAGACGGTTGGAAACCAGACCGAACATGTCCTGTACGGTGACGCAATCTCCAGCGTCGGCAACCCGGAAAAAGATATCCAGCGGGGAGGTACATGGGGAGTTCCCTTTACCCTCAATGAAGCCGGTGCAACCGCTCTCCAGCAGGCTGCAATCAAGTACGGCCTCACCTCGCACCCCGAGGATCATTACCTCCTCATGATCCTGGATAACAAGACGGTCTTTAATGCCCCGATGGTTGCAGATGCCGCGGCAAAACTCCAGACATCCCCCAACAACCGGTGGTCTGCAACTACCGGAACCGGAGCCGCGGGCGAGACTGCTGCGCAGACTCTCGATATCCACCTCCGTGCCGGTGCATTGCCGGTAGAGACGAAAATTGTCGGGAGCGGGGCGGTTCCTGCAGAGCAGGGCGCCAAGAACATGATGGTCGCGGTCATTGCCGGTATTCTCGCACTTATCACCGTTGGTATCGTGATCTACTACCGGTACCGCGAGCCAAGCATCGTCCTTCCGATGGTCCTGATCAATGCGTCAGAAGTCATCATCCTCCTGGGTTTCATCAGTGCGATCAAGTTCCAGATCGATCTGCCCACGCTGGCCGGCCTGATAGCCGTGGTAGGTACCGGTATCGACCAGATGGTCGTCATCACCGATGAGATCCTCCACGAAGGCCGTGTCCCGTCCCCCACCCTCTATCTCAAGAGGCTTGCCCGGGCCCTGATGATCATCGTCATCGCAGCGGCAACGGTAATTATTGCCATGGTGCCCCTGATGCTGATGCCCCTCACAACGCTGCAGGGATTTGCCCTGATCACCATCCTTGGTGTTCTCGTGGGCGTAATCATCACGCGGCCGGCGTATGGGAAGATCATTATGGAGATTCTCTCCAAGTAA